Proteins from a single region of Hypomesus transpacificus isolate Combined female chromosome 9, fHypTra1, whole genome shotgun sequence:
- the LOC124471333 gene encoding oocyte zinc finger protein XlCOF20-like isoform X3, whose product MQQLSVPEPEQIKEEQELWTNLEEEQLKGLQSETTDYTFTSTSVKHDCDQEGFSECLHLDQTVKVENREGDSLPTNTTEEQIKAEPDRQDYAASEPGSDSQPLSVVAPDCPTAQSLEEEHGGELLIRNRTQNNEAPPRYMLRYRRQTLHQCLICYKTFSVKRDLVYHARKHTGKKRYQCQQCKKQFNKSSILVVHMRTHTGEKPFQCQECSKGFSQRQYLIQHTRTHTGEKPFQCQECNKHFTQKGSLVTHMQRHLYAPYKCQECNEKFKWKSQLVVHMRKHTGEKPYQCQECNKMFKLKSQLVLHMRTHTGEKPFQCQECSKRFSKKGNLVVHMMSHTGEKPYQCQECNKMFKLKSYLVMHMRSHTGEKPYQCQECSKAFARSRSLYKHKTTHRRETASVTTM is encoded by the coding sequence ATGCAGCAGCTTTCTGTCCCGGAACCTGAacagattaaagaggaacaggagctcTGGACCAATctggaggaagagcagctcaaaggactgcagtctgaaactacagaCTACACGTTCACTTCTACCAGTGTGAAACATGACTGTGATCAAGAAGGCTTTTCTGAATGTTTACATCTTGACCAAACTGTTAAagtggagaacagagaaggagactctCTACCCACCAACACAACCGAGGAGCAAATCAAAGCAGAGCCTGATCGACAAGACTATGCAGCATCAGAACCAGGCAGtgactctcagcctctctctgttgtagctccagactgtcctacagctcagagtttggaggaggaacatggaggaGAGCTGCTTATTCGaaacagaacacaaaacaatgaGGCTCCGCCAAGGTATATGTTGCGTTACAGAAGACAAACACTACATCAGTGTCTAATATGTTACAAAACTTTTAGTGTAAAGAGGGATTTGGTTTATCATGCAAGGAAACACACAGGAAAGAAACGatatcagtgtcaacaatgtaaaaaACAGTTTAATAAGAGTTCTATTCTGGTTGtgcacatgagaacacacacaggagagaaaccttttcaaTGTCAGGAGTGCAGCAAAGGCTTTTCTCAAAGGCAATATCTGATacaacacacaaggacacacacaggagagaaaccttttcaatgtcaggaatgtaaCAAACACTTCACTCAAAAAGGTAGTCTGgttacacacatgcagagacatTTATATGCACCGTATAAATGTCAAGAATGTAACGAAAAGTTCAAATGGAAGTCACAATTGGTTGTGCACATGAggaaacacacaggagagaaaccgtatcaatgtcaggaatgtaaCAAAATGTTCAAATTGAAGTCACAATTGGTTCTgcacatgaggacacacacaggagagaaaccttttcaaTGTCAGGAGTGCAGCAAACGGTTCAGTAAGAAGGGTAATCTGGTTGTGCACATGATgtcacacacaggggagaaacCTTATCAATGTCAAGAATGTAACAAAATGTTCAAATTGAAGTCATATTTGGTTATGCACATGAggtcacacacaggagagaaaccttatcaATGTCAGGAGTGCAGCAAAGCCTTTGCTCGAAGTCGTTCTCTGTATAAACACAAGacaacacacaggagagaaactgcATCAGTAACCACAATGTAA
- the LOC124471333 gene encoding gastrula zinc finger protein XlCGF57.1-like isoform X1, which yields MPYGKAFSWEGYVRRKRLLSGWRCGNMSQLQKLKSGSQKRKEKKEREKKQKEGSQVLTNFFTKKETVTESGPAATTPSSSSDADLRQDMQQLSVPEPEQIKEEQELWTNLEEEQLKGLQSETTDYTFTSTSVKHDCDQEGFSECLHLDQTVKVENREGDSLPTNTTEEQIKAEPDRQDYAASEPGSDSQPLSVVAPDCPTAQSLEEEHGGELLIRNRTQNNEAPPRYMLRYRRQTLHQCLICYKTFSVKRDLVYHARKHTGKKRYQCQQCKKQFNKSSILVVHMRTHTGEKPFQCQECSKGFSQRQYLIQHTRTHTGEKPFQCQECNKHFTQKGSLVTHMQRHLYAPYKCQECNEKFKWKSQLVVHMRKHTGEKPYQCQECNKMFKLKSQLVLHMRTHTGEKPFQCQECSKRFSKKGNLVVHMMSHTGEKPYQCQECNKMFKLKSYLVMHMRSHTGEKPYQCQECSKAFARSRSLYKHKTTHRRETASVTTM from the exons ATGCCTTACGGTAAGGCATTCAGTTGGGAAGGCTACGTGCGCCGCAAAAGACTTTTATCTGGATGGAGATGCGGCAACATGTCACAACTACAGAAGTTAAAGTCTGGCTCTCAGAAgcgaaaggaaaagaaagagagggagaaaaaacaaaaagaaggaAGTCAGGTTCTGACTAACTTCTTTACAAAGAAAG AAACTGTCACAGAAAGTGGACCAGCAGCAacaaccccctcatcctcctctgatGCAGACTTGAGACAAG ATATGCAGCAGCTTTCTGTCCCGGAACCTGAacagattaaagaggaacaggagctcTGGACCAATctggaggaagagcagctcaaaggactgcagtctgaaactacagaCTACACGTTCACTTCTACCAGTGTGAAACATGACTGTGATCAAGAAGGCTTTTCTGAATGTTTACATCTTGACCAAACTGTTAAagtggagaacagagaaggagactctCTACCCACCAACACAACCGAGGAGCAAATCAAAGCAGAGCCTGATCGACAAGACTATGCAGCATCAGAACCAGGCAGtgactctcagcctctctctgttgtagctccagactgtcctacagctcagagtttggaggaggaacatggaggaGAGCTGCTTATTCGaaacagaacacaaaacaatgaGGCTCCGCCAAGGTATATGTTGCGTTACAGAAGACAAACACTACATCAGTGTCTAATATGTTACAAAACTTTTAGTGTAAAGAGGGATTTGGTTTATCATGCAAGGAAACACACAGGAAAGAAACGatatcagtgtcaacaatgtaaaaaACAGTTTAATAAGAGTTCTATTCTGGTTGtgcacatgagaacacacacaggagagaaaccttttcaaTGTCAGGAGTGCAGCAAAGGCTTTTCTCAAAGGCAATATCTGATacaacacacaaggacacacacaggagagaaaccttttcaatgtcaggaatgtaaCAAACACTTCACTCAAAAAGGTAGTCTGgttacacacatgcagagacatTTATATGCACCGTATAAATGTCAAGAATGTAACGAAAAGTTCAAATGGAAGTCACAATTGGTTGTGCACATGAggaaacacacaggagagaaaccgtatcaatgtcaggaatgtaaCAAAATGTTCAAATTGAAGTCACAATTGGTTCTgcacatgaggacacacacaggagagaaaccttttcaaTGTCAGGAGTGCAGCAAACGGTTCAGTAAGAAGGGTAATCTGGTTGTGCACATGATgtcacacacaggggagaaacCTTATCAATGTCAAGAATGTAACAAAATGTTCAAATTGAAGTCATATTTGGTTATGCACATGAggtcacacacaggagagaaaccttatcaATGTCAGGAGTGCAGCAAAGCCTTTGCTCGAAGTCGTTCTCTGTATAAACACAAGacaacacacaggagagaaactgcATCAGTAACCACAATGTAA